The Lutzomyia longipalpis isolate SR_M1_2022 chromosome 2, ASM2433408v1 DNA window CTTTCACCGCCACAGCcttaattgtaatttaattttaaataaaattttgtgtgatattattttgaattatatcTGCATGAGCGAAATTCCGGGTGTAACTTTTCACTTGTAGCCTTTCCCCCATTTTCCGCGCCACTTTTGTGACCTTAAACACACGATTATATCCACTCCAGCACGCTTTATATCATTTGGGTGATTTTCACAGGCTGATGCCACCCATGAAATAATATCCTCTGGCCTCCAGCTATAATCCCTCCACTCAACCCAGTAATCCTCAGCTTACACCATCATGCACTATTGcacatttttgcattaaaatcaaCACGGGAAATTTTGTCACACACGTAGAGGGATGAAAATTTACGGGGAATTTGTAGTCCGCCCCACACATGTGGGTTAGAATGGCGAATGGTTTGAATTAATTACATCAAAATACGCTGTGAGGTTTTTCTTGCACAtataaaaaacaacattttatgTCTAAACTTTGCTTTTATGTTGCAGAGAATCCTTGTtataggaaatatttttttttcttcttaaattacCTGTTCCCATTTCTTGTTCAATTCACTTCACTTTCACACATTATAAGTATAGAGAAATATTAACACACtattttaactaaatttaCAAGCCAAGGTATCACTTTGTAGAATGGCACAAAGtcctttttcaaaaatgttcCTCTGGGTGAATTTGGAAATTGTATATTAAGCCAGGTGCGACGAAGAAATGCGAAGGAGAGACTGGTGAGAGTGAAACTGTTTTGAGTTTTGGTAAATTGACTTCCGCCCAGAAGAGTAAGATAGTCAGAAACGGACACCCCCATCGGAGACTGATCATCTAAATATGACATTTTATCTTATAGGGCGTGGCTTCTGGATGGCAGGATAACGCCAACGGTGTGGTTTGGGCGGAGTGAAGTCGAAGCGGAGAAGACATTAGGACATTTGGAATAGTAAATCGATGATGAAGCGACTTCATGGAATTTTAGCTTCTCCACCCTTGTTCATGCGTCAAggggaattttctctcaccaTTGCGACGCATCACATAtcgcatgaaaattattatacattcgggttattttcttttatttattttcccccTTGAACccttgatatttatttttttatttaagaaatattttccaaaaatttcaaagaatattattaaaatttgtgcGGGAAAAAATGAGACAAGTTCAAAGCCACATTTCGGTCCTGAAGACTCTTCTCATGAGCGCATAGTCTCCATGATGTGACTGCGATGTGCGCAGGAGTGTGGGAGTCGAAATGTCTGGATGACATCCCCAAAGTTGCCTTTTCCACACCGTCGACGTATTGTTGCCAAACTGCGGTCATATTAGCCAGTCAAAGCACCAATAAGTCGAGATGGGGCGGAGTTCCAGTTGCTACACACCCGAAAGTTACACTTATTGGTGGTGTTTGTTTGTTGACGGATCCCATTCTGACTTTTTGCGTTTGCATATTTTAGCTTTTTGCTATAGTTTGTATGCCTCATTTCAATCTTTTTCCATTTGGATCACAAGACCTATTTTCACATGTCAACATTATACCATTTCGATGCTAAATTTATCTAACCACATTAACCCCTCATCATAAATAGCCACTATTTCAACATTTCGCAATATGTTGTATCCCTATGATGGAATGTTTTATATGCCGACGCTTAGAATATATCTTTTAGATTATACTAAATagtgtttgtgaaaaatctattaaaaaatgattttatttaatgcatttcgtattagaattttaaagaattggTTAATAGATTGTACGGACCGGTGTCAAAAATAATACAACgtactaaaaaaaagcaatattggtttaataaagaaataaattcagttgatttgattttcaaattatctttTAGAAAACGCTATTTTCACCTTGCAAGGAAATTTAGGGTGATATGCAGAACAATTACTAATAGTATATTGGGGAAATTCCCATTTCAAGACGTATCAAGCCTCACCTGAAATCATGATCCTTCAACTCATAAGGCGTTTACATTGTTTTTACAATGGGAATTTCTGTTAATTTGTGATTAACGACTGATTGATTAATGTTGCAGGAAACTCGGAAGCAGTCTTTGGAACAATTGCAATAACCTGAAGAAGGACTGCTTCCGAATTTCCTTCAACATTAGATATTAGATCTAGAAAACTAATCGCCTTTGCATAGAAAAGTCCTCCGATGTTCTCTGCCCTTGTGCTTCAGATGCAATTGGTACGTAGTTCTTTTTATAGTTGTTCTACCGACGTTGAAGCCAAATTTATGTAAACAGCTCTGCGTGTGTTAGCAGGGATTCCCATTCCCCTTTgtcttaatttaaatgttaagATTTTTTGGTGTTGCCCTGTTAAGTTGTCCGTTCCATGCTTCCACTACGTTGTTTACTCTTTGGCGCTGTCCGTGTATGTTCCAAATTTTTGTCTGCAATCTGCAGTCTTGTGTTCTAGATCCATTGTTTTGAtgtatttcaataatttttgtatgttGTCGTTTTCGTGATGGGAAAGTGTCAAAATAATGTGTACCCAACCCATGCCTCAGTAATAGCTTGGAGCGGAACATAGGGCAACGCCATGGCCATTCTACATGCGTCGCGTATctaaaagatttaatattctattttatttacaattggTACTCAGTCGTTAATCCgtattcttgtattttttgatatatcGCCTGTGCGTTTGACACAATCTGTCAAAATTAGACTTAACTGACCGCAGAGGAAGATGCGCAAACTGCGTCGAAAGCTCCGCCAAACAAAGAAAATaccacaaaaatttttttataaaaattataaaaattcaatttcaaatcgAGAATAAGCACCCCCATAATATCAAAGATTCTCCCTCGCGATATTAGATTCAGTGACGTTAGACGTGTCTAAATAATTTGTTAcgaccactgaggaaggcccggataggggttgaaagctttgggaagtacGTCTTTCTTTTGGACGAAATTTTCTACCCCTGGCGacaaccgaaaaaaaaacaaagaaaaaagcttCGTAGAGTTCCGACGATTCCAGAAGAAGTTCCGTGCTCCTAAAGTCTCTTTGTTAACATCTTTCATCCAAGAAACTTGTCTCATAATCTTCAGGCATgtagaaataatatttttaccaaaaaaatctaaatcacTCATTCGAATCTATTCATCCCATTTTACACCTTTACCTACTCATTTCATAGACATCACACACAGAATAAATCAATGAAGACCCTAAATCAAtgatttgaagaatttcccgTGAATTCAGTGAGAAATATCCTGACCTGATAGCTCTATTTcatccttaaaatttaaagggcTGATGGGGGGGTGCGATTTAGCCTGTGCGGTTTCACGAAACATCCCCCGCAGTGTGATGGGGTTGGCATCACAGAGAAGtgaatgattaaaatattttggtatTTATATGAGAATCAGACCAAATGTTCGAGAGAGAGTGCGCCCACCCAAAATCTTTCACCCCGTGAAAAATGAGTGTGGCACAGgagagagaaatgaaatttagGGCGGGGGTGGATGATGAGGAAAGGTGGGAAACATGgtctttttgtttgtttgacGATACGCCAGCAATTTTCATGCTACATGATAATTAGGCACAGCGTGCGGAGGCATCAATAGAGATGCCAGCAAAAAAGGCACACAAAATGGGGATGCTGAAAATCACACAAAAGTGTCAGGAAAAACCTCTCGAGGGATTTTCTCCAACTGTTCACTTCTTTTCGCCCACCCAggcattttcttcctttttttgtgcgGTGGTTTGTTGCCCTGTGTGTGCGTGGGGTATGAACGTTAGTGAGAGATACAAAAAAAGTCTCCCCTTCGttcatttattcaattaatttaatcgtTAAATGTGATAATTACAAATAAcatgattttctattttctccgTCAAAAGATTTCGATTTTCTCTGGCTTTTTTTGGGGGTGGAAAGGgcacaattttcaatgaagGGTGATGGAATCGTGAGGCTTTGACAAATTTATATGACTTCCATGGGATTTCCAATTAAATCCCAGGGAGTAAACAAAAATGGTAAAAGGAGCTTGAGAATGAAAACCTCCTCACCTCAAACCATTCGAGAAAATCTCTGTATGAGTACAAAAAGATTAAACCTATACTTTTTGTGTATTTAGGCATTTTCGCATGACAATgtgcatgaattttccttcccttgccttctttcttaaaataaaaataatacaagtgggattttctttatttttccaacCTCACGATTATTTTGCTGTGTCACGAAATGAAAATCTCACCGCCGcacttgaatgaaaaatctctgttgatttttcttattgccACCCGGATTTTTTTGCCTAATGGCCGGCACGTGCTAACGCGTAGCCCGGAAGAAGGAGTGTTTATGCAATACATTGCAAGGATTAGCGTTTGTTTTACACATTAGTcatgtgaaaagtggaaaatattttaaggatgattttcttttgatcccCAAAATCCCCAAAAGTTCATTGATGGAGATTAGTAGGCCgttacttttcaaaaattcccccTGAGGAATATTCCGGGGGAATTAGTGGAATTTTGTGCATGAAATCCACAGACAATTCCACTGGAATTGACTTAAGGGGTTATAAGAACACGCGtgttttgcttattttttgcaatgaaggtgaaaagaagaaataaattattaaaatatctcaattattACAAGCTAAATTATGGCTTTAGGCAGCCGTATCAGGTTCTTGTGGATGCTACTTTCTACAATCATGCATGTGAGGTGAGTATCACAGGATTAAACAATGAAAATCAGAACAATCCAATGTTTACATCAAATTCTCTTCCagaaaaaagttaatattAAAGATCAAATCACAAATTACCTGAATTCCGAGGTCAAATTCCTGACCACCCGGTGCTGCATTATGGAGGCTGAGAGCTTGAAGAAGAAAGTCCAGGGACTCAAGGAATTTGCCCTTCATCAGTGCACCCACACTGGGGAACGAATTTCCGGATCAAAGTGCTTCAAATCCTTAGCACCAGAGAGTCGCTACATCATAGCCACGCAGGATAAATCACTTCAGAGTTGGTGCAGAAGACGCCCAGGACAGCCAGTGCTGTACTTCCATGGTGTGACACCTGTTTTTGAGGCACCATCGGACGCTACGAAGAAATCCGTAAATGACACCCTCCAGAAGCAACTCAATGATCTGGGGACACTCAAAGTTGAACCCCCGAAGGTgtttgtgaagaagaagaaaaagattaaGAATCCAAATCCTCTGTCCTGCCCCAAGAAGAAGCGAAAACCTCAGCAacagatgaaaaagaaaaatccggATGAAcctgaaaagaagaagaggaaaagaattaaaattccacaGCATGTGAAGGAGCAACTCAAGGATTTCAAGACGACAGCAAAAGATTAGAGATTgcttgagaaatatttttatttttattgagaaatataataataaaatgatttaaatggataatattattaaattacgtGCCAATGAAGCGGGAAGCGTAGAAGTTGCTGGGTAGCTGATGATTTACTTGGGTAGCTTGATGGCATTGAGCCTTTCTTCGAGCTTCTTCACTTCCTTCTGGAGATTATCAAATTGCACAGCGGAGGTTTCCTGAATTCCCTGCAGCAGCACTTTATTCTGGGATAATCCCGTGAGAATCATTGTCTGACTTGCTTCCAGCTCCGCGATGGCTTTACTAAAGTTCGATGAGTACTTATGAAGGGCCTCGAGAGATTGCATCCGGGCCACCATTTCGGGTAGAATCTGCACAATGGGTTCCGTTCGTTTAGCAATCTTGTACAGCTCCATCACTTTGGCATCCCTGTCACTCTCCTGAGGCGTCGGACTGGTCTTCTCTGCCACAGCATTCATCTTCCCAGCCAGGCCAAGGAGTCGCGTTTCAAGGAGATCCAGCTGAGCCGGCTGCAAGAGAGCTGCCTTTGCAGAGAGTTGCTGTACCCCGGCAAGGAGGTTGCTCACACCAAGAGCTCCAATAAGGCGATTTAGCTTCTCAGGCTTTGCCCCAACAGCCTTCTCCAGCGTGTACAACCGATGCTCCAGCTCAGCAATACGATTCTCTTGCGCTAGCTGAATATCCGTAATGGGTGGCATCACAGCATCACCCTTCTTGTACTGCTCAACCTGCGTCACGAGCTTCTTCAGCTCCGCTTCCGTACTCTTTGATGCCATCTCCTTCCCCAACACCTCCTCAAAGTGCAGACACTGCAAAACTTTCGTGGCGGATGTTACAACACCCGAAATGACTTCATAGCTCTTCTTTTCCTCCTTTGAAGTCTCCGCATTGGCCTGAATGGCAGACATCTCATCCAGCAACTCGTGCATCTCACACTGTAGACGCCTGTACTTCTGCAGTGGAGTCTCTCTCTCGCCCTCACCATTAATCTCCCACAATCCCGATCTCGAAGTGTAGCCCGTGCGATTCCGTTTACTTATCTTGTCAGAGAAGTCAACGTCGCCCTTCAAGTATTTCCCCTTGAACTTGTTGAAGGAATCCTTCGTGGATAGCTGAAGGGACTCAATTGCACTATTCTCCGGATCCTCCTCGTAGTAGTCCGATGTCTCAACTTCCGGAACATCAGGGGTCTCGTACACATCCGGTTGGTCGTAAACCTATGgggaggaaaaagaaaaacaacaccCAATGATGTCATCCAGCTCCTCCTCCTCAATCAATAGAGACAATTTGACAGATACTTACAATTCCTGGGAGATTGAGGAACTTGGGATCTGCCATTGCGAATTACCAAAAGaactttaactattttttttagcggaaaatttgtgaaaaatatttttgtcaaaaaatttgTCAACTACGCCGAAGAAAATAATACTACGCTGACTACGCCGGATTAAAATTTGCGGCAGAAAcactttttttattgcaagCGGTAAACGAAAAATTTGAGGGAGAtcaaaatgaacatttttgtaagttttatttaaaaaaaaaaagaaaaatacaaaatggcgcgaatattttaaacataatCGATAAAAAAGGATTGCTTAgcctgttaatttttttttcacattttgacAAAGATAATAAGGaactcataaaattttaatgattgcGATGAAAAAGgcagtaaaataaaagaaaagaaaaccgcaaaaacaaacaaatcgTCGCcatcataaaaaattctattttattttttattttttgtgactTATAAAAGTTTGGAGAGTgatgtttttttgtgaatacaaaaatgatcttttttttttaataacaataaaagattttttacgctgaatatgGCCCAAAAATTGTTatcagttttctttttaactagATTGGCCTGTCCCATAGTTAGATCGGTTAAATCGATTtggataatttttgaataaatcatttattttgcattcttACAAATTCTTAATCTTTGAATGATTGGAATGAATATGGCAGtagaacaaaagaaaaaaatcaaaaaaagtcTCACAAATCGCCGCCatcgtgaaaaattaaaacaaattgtaataccaatttatttataagttcgaatattgcaatttttcttaaccctttcgcgtttcttgggtcatacgtagacctaaacatgaaacattttattttcccaattttttatgaatttaatggTTAATTTCTAAGTTgctaatgcaataaaattcacgcaattgaggacaaaaaaaacgttctgactgagaaaagtcctctgaaaGCATTCATAGACAAAATCTCGTGATAAAAGAGCACATATTTCgcatatttcaatgtttttttatattacaCGTTAAACGCGAAAAGGTTAactaaatatttccaaaaatcatTCCTCTTATTCCTTACGTTTTGTTTTCATATTTAcagtttttatgatttttttattcaataaattgaaaaaaaaaacaaaataaaaaaattaatgaatcataaaatgcaattaatcacATTACGTGGGCCGCATTCAATAATTGCCTTGTTGTCATGATTTGGCCGACTCAAAATTCCTGTGGCACCACAAATAGATGTTAATTTTGGGCAAAAGATCGAATAGTAGAGGTGCGAATGTGATTGGAAGTTAATCAGCCGATCCAATTGGAAGAGAAGAGCGTGTCAAGTGCGGTGGCTGGTCTGTGGTGTGCCTGGAAGTCGTCTGTTCCATCTCTTTTGGTGACGTTAGCCGACGTTAGCTGTGTGCAACATTTTTAGAGGTTAGGACTCTGGAGTCGAGAGGGATTGTCTGTGCgggcaaaagaaaaagaactctCCGGGACATCGACGGGAAGCGCAACACTGACTCCCGAAGGATTTGTTTGGAGCTTGTGGTGAAGAGTGCAGTTTTGGCGGAATTATTTTGTGGAATTGGGTAGAAGAGTGTGGGTGAAAAGATGGCAATTAAACCAATCGGCAGGAAAAGTAGCAGCAAGAATCCCCCAATTCTTAGCCATGAATTCGTCATCCAGAATCATGCGGATATTGTCTCCTGCATTGCCATGGTATTCGTCGTGGGTCTCATGATTCAGGTAATTCGCCGGGATGtggaaacatttttcttttaatgataaataaaCCTGAGTTTGTGAAGGTGCGCTAAAATGACCGAGTGGCATTAAATTTTGCCACGTGGATTCTCTCATCCACAGACAACAAGTCAACTTGCCAGTGTCTTTGTCACCTTGCACCACAATGTCACGGGGGAGGAGCCAAGCCAGGAGAACCCACGCGGTGTGCCGTATTTCTACGAGCCTGGATGGAAGGATTCATGTGCTGTCTTCTTCTACATGCTCATCTGTATCATTATGCACGCAATACTCCAAGAATACGTCCTGGATGTGAGTTCTCTTCACATGACGTGgatggaatgttttttttttcacaacatctcatgattgtttttcattttctctcctgGGATTCACAGAAAATCTCCAAGAAGCTGCATTTATCGAAATTCAAATTATCCCGCTTCAATGAATCCGGGCAGTTGGTTGTCTTCTACTTGGTTGGCTTTTTCTGGGGCCTTGAAGTGATCCTCCGTGAGCAGTACATTGCTCGTCTGTCCAGCCTTTGGGAGGAATACCCAAATCATCCCATGTCCTTCCTGCACAAACTCTACTTCATCATCCAATTGGCTTACTATCTCCACATGCTGCCTGAACTCTATTTCCAAAAGGTCAAAAAGGAGGagcaaaaggagaaaatcCGTCATGCTCTCTTTGGTCTTCTCCTCATTGCCTACGGCTACATCTTCAAGTaagaatcctttttttcttccttctgtTGATTTAtctctcatttcttttttttttctttagtttccAGAGAATCAGCATCGTTCTCCTGACTCTTCACTACTTTAGTGAAGCCAATACGCATTTTGTTCAGCTTCTGGAGATCTTTGACAAGCATGAGAAGATGGCCAATGGTGAGACAATTCTCCCttagaaaatcccaaaaaacaatccttaaaaaaatctctcccaTAGCCCGTGTCCTGAGCAACATCGTCTTCGTGTCCATGCGCTTTGCCACGATGGTAATCTCCGTGCTGACCTTCTTCTACGGCATCGGTACCACGGATGATAACACGAGCATTGGCATTGTATCCCTGTTCGTGGTGTACGCCCTCCAGGGCTATCTAATCTTCCAATTTATCAATGAATTCCTGCGCAATCGGCGCGAGAAGCAAGCTGAACTGAAGGCGCTCAAGAAGACCAAGTCCATCAAGGTGGACAAGGtgaaaaaggagaagaaagacAGTGATGTTCCAGAGAATAATGAAAATGCTGGAAAACTCAAGACTAAATGAAGCAGatgcatttcttttttattttgatattcTTCCAGGACTCTTCCCatcttttttctccaaaaagaaaaagcaaaaaaaaaaatgaaacagcAAATTTCGTCTAACGTACTTTatcaaatgattgatttttccagatttatatatacacaacatatttctttttttggagaGAAATGTGCAAAgcattttaaagagaaaataaattcattttttgtacatttcccgttttttatttctttaattaaaattagttcTTAATGTTGCGAATATAATTAAGAGGAAGAAGATAAATGACTAATAATACAAATAATGCTACACACTTacttaaaacaaacaaaactcTCATGGCaacattattgatttttaaacacTTGTTTAAACATTAATCCTGACATTGATGAACTATTAAAAACGCgtgtaaaattattaattaggTCACGTTCTCTTCATTCTTGATGGtgaatgttaacctgctcCAAACTAGACTagtgttaaatttattttagctaAAACGAGTTCTATTATTGAGGCATAcgtattcttaaaaaaaaagaattaggcAGATTTCCTTACTGAGATTGTCACTTTAGTGTTTTCTACTTTTTTGTGAAACATTAACGGCAATGTTTCGTCGATTTTAATTAcaaggaattaattaattttcttaacacactgacgacgggtaaaatacttcccaaaggttttttacgcgacatgtaacaattagtcactggcgtccagaaatgttacccggtgggaccatagtgtgcttatgttcttcgcacgttatcagaaaatatttatttgagagaatacTCACTTAAGTGaaacacaaatattcttttaatataaaataatcgaaaacaaaacaataaaaaaagaataatattcaaattaaaatacaatttaaatttcaaaaatctttctttaagatttcacTAACTGTTGTACGTTGAACATCAAATTCTAGCTCACAGAACAGTCAGAGGAATAGTTTAAATGGTATGATATtggtgaagagaattttttggacatatttggcattttttctcatgccaacataaccgcacttttatattcatgtggaaaaaagtcagatttatgggataatttcagtgaaaatctctcagacgagtttcctttattctattaaacattatgtagcattttttttactacaaaaattaaattgaggttatgtaagaggaaaattttcttttcgcaaaatatataacctaaCTCACCTAAAGTTTTAAGCGATGAAGATTTTCCGCTACAaatcacttaaaattaaatttaaatgtaaattttcagcTAGAACTTAATCAATAGTATAAAAGCAAACCTCCGGAAGCTTTTCTATAATTCTataattctcacttttttcggacacgagaaaaaaatttggttATGTTGAAGCGAGAAAATATGCTAGATATGTCAAAAAAGATGCTTCGCCATCCGTTCTGAaccattttgagaattttctagcTTTTACATCACTTTATATTATtgggttgtccaatatttacacggatttctaacctaaaatattcacataaattcaatacaattttgattttctgtcccATTCACTCCTattgaatgtaatggtaaaaatgttaggttagaaatccggataaatattggacaacccaataaaaataaatgataacGTCAACAAGCAGgttgacttttttattctaaaaattctgaaaacttcataataCATGTATTTAGCTAATATCTACTCTGTGACagagtaatttaaaaaaaaatctagaatattctaaataatctgctatttcttgtttttttttaagttttgaaaattttatttcccctgacatgatattttttatatttttccttcatagGATAATAATATCCAGAATGTTCTATTGTTCTATT harbors:
- the LOC129790930 gene encoding rRNA-processing protein UTP23 homolog, which produces MKVKRRNKLLKYLNYYKLNYGFRQPYQVLVDATFYNHACEKKVNIKDQITNYLNSEVKFLTTRCCIMEAESLKKKVQGLKEFALHQCTHTGERISGSKCFKSLAPESRYIIATQDKSLQSWCRRRPGQPVLYFHGVTPVFEAPSDATKKSVNDTLQKQLNDLGTLKVEPPKVFVKKKKKIKNPNPLSCPKKKRKPQQQMKKKNPDEPEKKKRKRIKIPQHVKEQLKDFKTTAKD
- the LOC129790899 gene encoding dynactin subunit 2, whose amino-acid sequence is MADPKFLNLPGIVYDQPDVYETPDVPEVETSDYYEEDPENSAIESLQLSTKDSFNKFKGKYLKGDVDFSDKISKRNRTGYTSRSGLWEINGEGERETPLQKYRRLQCEMHELLDEMSAIQANAETSKEEKKSYEVISGVVTSATKVLQCLHFEEVLGKEMASKSTEAELKKLVTQVEQYKKGDAVMPPITDIQLAQENRIAELEHRLYTLEKAVGAKPEKLNRLIGALGVSNLLAGVQQLSAKAALLQPAQLDLLETRLLGLAGKMNAVAEKTSPTPQESDRDAKVMELYKIAKRTEPIVQILPEMVARMQSLEALHKYSSNFSKAIAELEASQTMILTGLSQNKVLLQGIQETSAVQFDNLQKEVKKLEERLNAIKLPK
- the LOC129790903 gene encoding translocating chain-associated membrane protein 1, with the translated sequence MAIKPIGRKSSSKNPPILSHEFVIQNHADIVSCIAMVFVVGLMIQTTSQLASVFVTLHHNVTGEEPSQENPRGVPYFYEPGWKDSCAVFFYMLICIIMHAILQEYVLDKISKKLHLSKFKLSRFNESGQLVVFYLVGFFWGLEVILREQYIARLSSLWEEYPNHPMSFLHKLYFIIQLAYYLHMLPELYFQKVKKEEQKEKIRHALFGLLLIAYGYIFNFQRISIVLLTLHYFSEANTHFVQLLEIFDKHEKMANARVLSNIVFVSMRFATMVISVLTFFYGIGTTDDNTSIGIVSLFVVYALQGYLIFQFINEFLRNRREKQAELKALKKTKSIKVDKVKKEKKDSDVPENNENAGKLKTK